One Notolabrus celidotus isolate fNotCel1 chromosome 18, fNotCel1.pri, whole genome shotgun sequence DNA window includes the following coding sequences:
- the LOC117830556 gene encoding probable low-specificity L-threonine aldolase 2: MSLKTLSSRVMFKLYKHGVPALRPRQAAAVLGRSSYNTHTPEFPGGADRFRVVDLRSDAATKPGPRMRRAMAEVEFGDDALEEDPTVNELQNIAADMFGMEAALFVPTGTMSNLIAVMAHCRERGDEMIVGNLSHLHIYEQGGSAQLAGVHATTVTTLPDGTFDLDQLELNIRHGYPDPYYSRSRLICVENTHNIQGGRVLPLTFLQEVRAMADKYGMFVHMDGARVMNAAVAQGVPPSTILQHTHSVSVSLSKGLGAPVGTMLAGPKDFISQAIQWRQALGGGMLQAGVLAAAGKVALLEMAGRLEEDHHNARTFAQALLNCDPPLFNIDLTTVETNIVRFHLQEPSLTPPEFCARIGQVGDGEEAVLGQGIKVLMCPYLGNSVRAVWHLGISPEDTQLAIQKMQFVASQYLKEKLGAQ; this comes from the exons ATGTCTTTGAAAACTCTTTCCAGCAGAGTTATGTTTAAACTTTATAAACATGGTGTCCCCGCACTCAGACCAAGACAGGCTGCAGCAGTGCTCGGACGGAGCTCTTACAACACCCACACACCTGAGTTCCCTGGAGGGGCGGACCGCTTCAGGGTGGTGGACCTCCGCAGCGACGCGGCGACCAAGCCCGGGCCAAGGATGAGAAGGGCCATGGCAGAGGTCGAGTTCGGGGATGACGCGTTAGAAGAGGACCCGACGGTGAACG AGTTGCAGAACATCGCAGCTGACATGTTTGGGATGGAGgctgctctgtttgttcccACTGGAACCATGAGTAACCTGATTGCAG TAATGGCACACTGCAGGGAGCGGGGAGACGAGATGATTGTGGGTAATTTGTCCCATTTGCACATCTATGAGCAAGGAGGGAGTGCCCAG CTGGCTGGTGTCCATGCCACCACGGTGACCACCCTCCCTGATGGAACATTTGACTTGGATCAGCTGGAATTAAATATCCGCCACGGTTACCCAGACCCCTACTACTCTCGCTCACGCCTGATATGTGTGGAGAACACGCACAACATTCAGGGAGGGCGTGTGCTGCCTTTGACCTTCCTGCAGGAG GTACGTGCTATGGCAGATAAATATGGTATGTTTGTTCACATGGACGGAGCCAGGGTGATGAATGCTGCTGTGGCCCAGGGGGTGCCTCCATCCACCatactgcagcacacacacagtgtcagcGTGAGCTTATCTAAG GGTTTGGGTGCTCCTGTGGGAACTATGCTGGCTGGACCCAAAGACTTCATATCCCAGGCAATCCAATGGCGTCAAGCATTAGGTGGAGGGATGCTACAGGCTGGTGTTCTTGCAGCAGCTGGAAAAGTGGCTTTACTGGAGATGGCAGGGAGACTGGAGGAGGATCATCACAATGCAAGAACTTTTGCTCAAG CTCTACTTAACTGTGACCCTCCTCTATTCAACATCGACCTGACCACTGTGGAGACAAACATTGTGCGTTTCCATCTTCAGGAGCCGAGCTTGACCCCCCCAGAGTTCTGTGCTCGCATAGGTCAGGTTGGCGATGGAGAGGAAGCCGTGCTGGGTCAGGGGATAAAAGTTCTAATgtgcccttatttgggaaaTTCAGTGCGGGCTGTGTGGCATCTTGGGATTTCTCCTGAAGATACACAGCTGGCCATTCAGAAAATGCAGTTTGTGGCTTCTCAGTACTTAAAGGAAAAGCTCGGGGCTCAGTGA
- the LOC117830568 gene encoding suppressor of cytokine signaling 3-like, which produces MVASGGRNFFAMSSVNPPEGRVQGSNFTPHHYKPFSSHAHYQQVMRALHKLQESGFYWGAVGGREASSMLRSEPPGTFLIRDSSDHHHFFTLSVQTARGTKNLRIHSEGGGFFLQPDPQNTQELPQFDCVLKLIAHYMGKGPDAGRGRGGACAGGNTGETEMKGRSVYLIHTGGERIPLELRRPLSTSLSSLQHMCRRTLNNQGLGGSEQSEQIPHTLKDFLEEYDAPI; this is translated from the exons ATGGTAGCCTCCGGCGGACGCAACTTCTTCGCCATGAGCAGTGTGAACCCTCCAGAGGGCAGGGTTCAGGGGTCAAACTTTACCCCACATCACTACAAGCCCTTCAGCTCACATGCACACTATCAGCAG GTGATGCGTGCCTTGCATAAGCTCCAGGAGAGTGGGTTTTACTGGGGGGCTGTAGGGGGCCGGGAGGCCAGCTCGATGCTGCGCTCCGAACCACCGGGCACCTTCCTGATCCGTGACTCCTCGGACCACCACCACTTCTTCACCCTCTCTGTCCAGACGGCTCGAGGTACCAAGAACCTGCGCATCCACAGCGAGGGGGGCGGCTTCTTCTTACAGCCAGACCCCCAAAACACACAAGAGCTCCCACAGTTTGACTGTGTGCTGAAGCTTATAGCGCACTACATGGGGAAAGGGCCCGATGCTGGAAGGGGCAGAGGTGGGGCGTGTGCTGGGGGCAATacaggagagacagaaatgaagggGCGCAGCGTGTACCTGATCCACACCGGCGGAGAGAGGATTCCCTTGGAATTGCGCCGACCCCTTTCAACATCTCTCTCGTCCCTGCAACACATGTGCAGGAGGACCCTGAACAACCAAGGCCTGGGTGGGTCTGAGCAATCAGAGCAGATCCCACACACTCTTAAAGACTTCCTGGAGGAGTATGATGCTCCGATATGA